The Malus domestica chromosome 10, GDT2T_hap1 nucleotide sequence gttctgcaaaaaaaaaaaagagttgcaaTGACAATTCCTTGGCAGAAACCACCATGAAACTGACCATACCAATCTTGATAAACTCATTCACAAGCAAGAGCAATGGGTCGATACTAAGCAATGGTAGCAGCCATGGACAGAGGGAGGTAAGTCCTGGGGGGAGGGCTTTAAACACCCATTCTCCCTTTTTTTCCCTCACGTACTAATGTTTAAGCCTTGCTGAGTTGCATGTATTTGGTTAATTAGTACGAATGAGCATTAGATTTCCAATAcaacaattaaaaacaaaattagacaATAGGGTAATAAAATTAGGcatttgtaaaaataaaaaaataaaaaaactagctTTATTTGTCCAAAAAATGAGCTGAAATTTTTAAGGTGCCCTCTCTTAGTTAAATTTATGGCTTCGTCCCTAGTAGCAACCCTTTCTACTTTAGGGGATAAGGACCACAAAGTTGCAATTAATATTTAGATAAAGTCAGCCCCGCTTAAAAAAATCTTGTACAAATGCAATAACATCTAAATCAACAAATCCGAGCATGATTGATAGAAAGAAGTAGGAAAAGAATCACGTCCCGGAGCACTTGAGGGATCCatagaaaaaaaatggctttttTAAGTTCATTAGCACAAGGTAAACAAGAAAGAGCAAGATTTTCCTCTTCATTAACCATAGGTGGAATTACACCACAAACATCCTCAATTCCATTTGAAGTGAACAAAGAGTTATATAAAGACTGATAAAAGTTTACCACATGACTAGCAATATCAACAAGGGAAGATAGCACATTATCACCATCCAATAGAGTAACAATCCTAGAAGAAGAAAGCCTACCTTGAGCATAAGTATGGAAAAAAACAATATTACGATCACCTTTAGTAAGCCAAAAAGTCACATATGAAGAGCATCTAGGACAGTTGTCTTAGCCACAACTTCCTCATTAAACCTCTCTTGAAAATTCCCATCAGAAAAACAGTATTTTGGATATTATGAAGTTTGTCCTTAGCAATAGTGACATAAAACATAACAAACATGGGACACCCGTATGCAATAGTTGATTGCCATCACTTAGCAACCAAATTAGAAAAACTTGAATGTAAAGTCCACATGGATTGAAATCGAAAAGGTCGGGGGTCCTCCAAGAAGAGTAGCAAAAGCTGAGAAAACAAGACAATTGTGACCAAAAACTACCTTTGGCAAAGCTGAACAATTTGTATGAGGCCAAGACTGTAACTAGTGCAagaaggtaaaccaattcccacacacccatatgggtttgctctccaatacaagaggataaactaattactctccagtgccagagggtaaactaatttctcgacacccatctgggtaagctcgTCAGTGCAAGAATGCTACATAGCTCAAAATATTGAATGCTTGAATATCAGCTAGGCAGCAAATGGTCAGGGGGCAGTAGCCACTTTTGCACTTAATAATTCACTCATCTGACACTTCATCTTGAGCAGCTCCGATCTTGGCAGTTCCATCCTTGACTACTCCGTCTATGGTAGCTAAGAAATCAAACTTAAGCAGTTTCCTTATTTTTGGCAAACAGCCCATACGTGGCAGCCCAAACCGTTGGCCATGCCACGCCACTTCCTCAGCCGATGCcaagccaatccttggctttaatTAAGCCGAGCAGCACAAGCAATGGCCTCTGCCACACCTCCTCCTTGGGCCATGCTAAaccgactcctggcccctgtCAGTCGATGTGTCGCACCACCCCAACGGCTGCCCCGTGGCAGCACCTCCCacaaagaagacaaagaaatcaacggaagacgattctttgcacgggcaagcaaagaagaatgctAGGGgatggggaacaaatatcctctagctttctctctttcttgtagggataaataattgctcttcgaagttgatttaatcccctacttaaggtaggattaaataggtattggaggtgatttatttccctttcctaaaaGAATAtaattccaagtccaagagAAAGTCTACATCAAAGTTGGAGAtttctacacctgctgccctttcctgcgagcagcccagTAGGTATTAAGGCATTTGTgtagccaaaaataatcacaaggcgacacatggatttttgggaagaagaagataaaaatacccttgaggcatactaaGATTCTTACGGTCAAGCAACAGACACTCATcactcaaccaagtcaaaattgccaaaaataggtaacaattcaaagcctatttcatccatcctcatcaaatcattTCTACAAGATAATTCCCAAttcattccttttaaattatgttgattggctaattaatagatttattacctaattaatctattaatagCCAATTAAACCACCAATTACTCCCAAAAAACACACATAAGGTCGGTCACCTTCTCTCCCAAGGGGGCCAGCCATGCCTTATAATTTCTACCTCATTTTCCCCTTtcattagctaatcaattaggcaattattctattaattgactaagtaattagttaattattccataactcccaatttaacacaaatcaagaacctaGCCCACAAAGGGAGCTAGATGGCCAGTCCTCTCTcatccaaggaggccggccactctcCTATTTAAACCCCATCATTCTCCTCAAAGTCCACTTCCAACTCTCTTGctaaaattctttaaaaattctcaaacactttctctctaaattctaactttgataTCAAAGATTCTCTGACCAAagctgtcacagcccgtcccggaattataAATACCGAGGACATGAAATTACAAAAGtgaccttaaacgggattaaggtgcgtaaattCGACATTTAGTTTTATCTAAAGTTCCTAAACTATGGTTAATTAGAATGTTAATTTATGTTAGGGACTAAAACTAGGTTGTAATGTTGTGTTTGGGATTTAGGTAGGGCCTCATGCCCTGATTCCCTCCCCATTTTCCGTAtgcacactctctctcttcctcagaccttcacactctctctctcaccctctctaACTCTCGGGCAACCACCTAAACCACCTAAAATCAACACCAACGCCGGATTTaaaaccaccattgcactcctgaGGACTTCACGATCACGTAGGTACCAGTTTAAGGTGAGTTTCatttcgaaaaccctagtttctaaaGACACCGTGATTATGTATTGTTCATGATCTTTGAAgtggttgtgttttaggccaaactaagatcatagtgagctttaggaagtcctaaggaagctcggagtgggttggttggaagttttggacgtcggaataCCTAGTTCGACGTTTGGCCGAATTTCGTGAaattttggaaggtatgatCCCGTGGTTTTTAGTGTTTAAAACCCTTCCAACGTGATTGTACATGTTAaatgcttcaatttggtataaaattcgaGAAAATTGGACGAAAAACGAGTGAGAATAGTTAAATAGAATTTTTTCCCAGTTTTCCGGTGACCGGAGTCCGGCGAGGGTGAATCGGAGAAGACGACGGCATATTCCGttatttttaacggaatatgctaacgccgTTAGTTAACCTTAACGGAAACCGTTagtttttaacgaaatattcctaacTGCCGTTACTGTGCCGTCAGCATGCAtgtcacgtggccgcgcgtggggggcgcgtaggtccgtgccatttcaggcgcgtgggggcgcgtgaagggtcaaaaaattattttaaaaatatggggatgatcctgagatTGTGTAGGTCatcgtggtatattcatatacccaatttgagcatcgtatgaagaaTTTATTTACCTAGTTTGGTTTAGGTGCGTTAATTGTGCGTTAAATGAcgtttttagttatttcactTCTAGGTGGTACTTAtaacgaggacgagcacatccaggggcgtcaagggggttacgacccggcgacataccagtgagtgggcatttgtttttatatatatacctatatactcgatttccccagaaatcaaaattaaatgaaaagtatattgaaatgaaatgaaatatgatttgattgccatgcatagaatgttatgaatattatgaactgtcgtatgatgcatatatgtaagatggtgttgtggacgcacaagtgagtatcaggtgagtatttaattactgttatgacgatgatgatatatattgagctcatatcctgcaccatggtttagtgcttatagtattcaccgcatcgcacgctggccttggatccaagtagatgctggtcgcacagtccacgcggagtgggtgcgacgggccagtcgtagagtgttagtgagatttcgactggtgggtgaccttagattatgtgtacagatgattgatgagaaaagcactagagcgtaatatTAACCATTAAGTCGTATagactacattaggtggttccgacttatgtgcaaaaggccggacaggtcacagaggtaactccggcagagtgagagtgatagattttgagctctaggttcaatcgttcaggaccattagagggcctccgattgATTACTTTCTTTTACCTAATTTATATTATGTCaatgcattcatactaaactgttgaatttggcatggtacattctttattgaatctgttataagattgatgatcgagatggttgagatttatatatgctatatactatttttctgggaaagtatacaggttttcaaaaaggggttataaatgtggatttaggaaatgatttggaaaagctttattttcgcccactcacgttttctgtttttcgcccctccaggttctagttgatagttgaggcgttggtggcctacgaggactacttcggcgttctgacatactaaataaatgtaggatttcacccgagggtgttgtaaattagttatggtcctacttgactgcacctagacgcTTATGCtttgtttatgtgtgtttagtacactcttaggcacatagaatgctaggttgttaataactgcaattagtggttttcgttgactcgtatattattatttaatcgtttccgcttgcgtttatggttacgtcacgctcacgtgacggccagcacgtcctagtcttcgggttagggtgtgtcaaaAGCCCCCCTCCcacaattcatcgtgggcatgtgaggcttttggccttgaccaaatgtgttaattgttttgtaagtgtaattttgtccaagatcaaagaggaggaaatttgcatccacacaacCCCTTCAAACCGcaccaaaaaatcaaaacatcCATTCGAAACCTCAATTTCTGAAACCAATTTCAAGTTCGATTCAAGtttcaaacaataatcaataCATCAAATCCAAAATTTCTCAACCCAAAAACTTCATTTGAAGACGAAAACCTGAAAACATTCGAGATGTATATTTGCAGAATCCAAATCAGAGAAACACAGGTATGAACCTAGAACTTCTTATATTCTTGATGATTTCTTACTTTGATTTACTACATATGTATATTTGCATTTTGagattctaaaaaataaattatatttccAATTCAGAGTATTCTGATTTGCATCCAGAcgaaaatgaacaaaaaaaaattgggaaataaaAGCAACATAGAAGAAATAGAGGTACATACTACAAAATTTCTAATATTCTCGATGAATTTACAGTAATATGTAAGTTTGCACGATTCATATTCATTGAATGGGCAATGTTTCTGCAAAATGGTATTTTTTTTACTTCACTTTGATAACGCTTGTTTTCTTATAACCTTTAAATAGTCTTTTCTTGACCTCATATGTTGATTACTTAAATAACTTAAATAAATATAATCAACATTCTATTACAATGGTTCCATAAATAGTAcagtttttttgtttctatttgATTAACAATATGGATCCATAATCAATATGGTGTTTTAGTTTATTCTCTTAAATAACATGCCCTATTATGGATCCAGAATCAATATAGTGAAAAAGAAGGACATTATTGAAGCGTACCAAAAATACTCTAAGACGAAACTCCTGAAGGGCGAAAGCTACTGCTTTAATTATATGTGCACATCTCATCCAATCCCTCTTATTTGCAACCTCCGTAACATACATCACATGGAACTTTATAACAATTTGTGGGGCATTGGaccaaatcaacaaatataattgAGCAAAAGGAGTGAGAGACTACTTGTTCAAGATGATTGACAAatccaagaaaaagaagaaaaatggaggAGAATTAGCAACAACAAGCGGATGCACTGTcattattttggtaaaaaatTAGAACTAAAGTTTTAAAAGCATGAATTCTGTCTTATAAATTTCACAAGAAACTAATTCAAAGTTCTTATTTCAGCATTATTAGATTTATTTTCACACCAATCTTGTGGAGACAATAAGTAGACGAGAAAACATGATTCCTGCCATTAGAAGATGGACATAACCTACAAAGCAATTCTTGAACTTTCGATTGCCTTGCGGATTAGTGAGTTATTGGGTTCTGCCCCATAACGTACATCTTTGTGTCTACATACGACGACTCCGTTTCTACTCAGAGCCGCATATAGATGGCTCGCGAAACTCATGCGGGTGTCTTGGCCACTGAAACTGAAGTAGACATCGTACTCATTTGTATGCGTGGTGGCCATGGATCCCAACGGAAATCTctgctctcttctctctcttctttcttatgGAAACTCAGACCGATCAAATCCAGATCTGAGAGTCTTCTAGCATAGGAATGGATAATGAAATGTCAACGGCTATACAATCGTCCGATGCGCAGCAGCAAATCTCCattattttgacttgaactacatataagtattgtttttttttgttagatacATATTAATATTGTtcaaaactacatattaataaaaaaaaattgttcattaaaaaatagTAGAAAGACTATTTAGTTTTTTatctcaataaaaaaaataaaggaaaactaatgaaaatggcttgaaaactctgagttttaatgataaggacaaaataaagagtaaagtgaatagtaccagaattgactttttagtgtaaaaatatggtttttcgttaaagtgaacagtaccgggagcttttcgttaaagttcccaaaaaataaagacAGTAACgtaattttacaaaataaaattttacttttttgtttAAACATCACTTACAGGTACTTTTAACATTTTCAAATTGCCAAAACTCGGTAATGTCTACAAGAAACAAAGAATAATTAGATCCAGAAAACTCAAACAAGGTAATGAAATATATTCTAACAAGCAAGGTCAATAATAATGCAGATGTAGGTGTATACCTTTTTTTCATTCCAGAGCTGTTTAATTCTACTATGACACATACTAAGTTCAACGAGCTCTTCCGGGTTGAATTCTGATGGGAGATCTTCTAGAGGATAATCTATCCATTCAAGAAATCTCAAGGAATTAGGGAGACTGTTGAGTCCTTCAGGAAGGTGCACGTTATGGACTTTGATCAATCTAAGATTAAACATCTGAGAAAAAGCTTCAGGATGGCATTTGACCTCTTTTGATTCAAGCAAGTCTAGGACAATGCCTTCAACCGTCGGTGTCCCCTGATAACCAAGAACAAAACAACAAGTGAATTGCAGTATAATATGCACATTATAAGTAAAGGAAGATGAGTaaaacaaacttttttttttacatgccTCTTAATTGTTAGATTAATTTATATTTGACGTATTAGATAAGCTCTTACCGTTTTTTCCTTCAAAACATGAAAGATGTCCTTAGAAAGCCATAATCTGCTTCGTCCACCAGGTTGTTTAGATTGTTGAACAACAATTGTTTGACCCATTTTTTGTAACAAATCATGCATCCACACCCTGTTATCTGAAATTTTTATCAGAGACTTCTCCATAAGGACATCTATGTCAATACCTGGATTAAAACCACAACTGTCAAGTATTTCAGATACTCGATCTTTGTCCTCTCCTTTAAAGAAACATGCGATGTCAAGGAAAATCTCTCTCCCTTGCGGATCTAATCCCTCGTAACCTGTTATAAGAATCTTCATAATTTTTTCATCCAATGTGAAATCACCCTCTAGTTTGCGCGATTGACTGCTCCATGCATCTAGATCTCTTCCATACAAAAAAGACCCCAAGACTTCAAGAGCTAATGGAAGGCCACTGGCATAGTCCACAAAACTGTCAGACAGAGCCTTATAACTTTCAGGCGGATTCTCTCTACGGAAGGCTCTCAAGCTAAAAAGTTTAAGAGCATCAACTTTACTCAGCTCCGGCACCTCAAATACTTTTTTTACACCATGTGAAATTAGCAAGCGTTCATCTCTAGTGGTAATAATGATTCTACTCCCCTGACGAAACCAATCTGGTTTTCCACATAGCTCTCTTAAATGGTTACTATCGTCCACGTCATCAAGAATGATGAGAACCTTTTTCTCAAGTAAGAAACTTCTCCAACTGGCAGCTTCACCGGCATCCCAgtcttgtatattttttttcataaggcTATTGGAAAGCTTCCTCTGTACACTGGCCATACCGTGTGCCTTAGAATCCTCTCTAACTCCGCCATGAAAGCTTTTGGCTTGAAATTTATGACGAATCCTCTCATAACATGCTTTGGCAAGGGTTGTCTTACCTATCCCACTCATCCCCCATATTCCTATAAAGAGAACATCATTTGACTCTAGTTCTAAAAGCACATCAAGTTCCTTCAGTTTCGAATCAATGTCAACTAGTTTTTCTGCAGGCTCCAATGATAAAGGTCCTACTTCATTCCGTACATTTTCAACAATGTTTTGGATGAGCTCTGGTTCTTCtctacaagaagaaaaaaaagacaatGTTCAAGATATGACCTAATacacaaagaaataaaagagcCACGGACTATTTTGTTTTCGTCTACCTGAAGTCATAGTACCAAGTGGTCTCTGCGTCCATTTATAAGAGGGTGGTTTGGTATTGAACCAAATTAGAGACGGTTTAGGAAAAGGGGAGGACAAAAAAGCGCAGCAGTATTGGATTTCAAACATATGAATTCTTAACTGGATCAATTTTTTCCCCTTATACTCTCAAATGGACCAAATATATGGTAAAAAGAAAGGCTCTCTAGGATGGAACTTTAAACAAAGTCTACAAGGACACGATGTTTCCTCATTAAGTTGTGCAGTTATGGGATTAAGTGGTTATCAAGCACCTTCATCACTGTGcaaaaattaaatgatatgaATTCTACGATTTTCCTAAAACTTATCAAATATTTTTCATGCATCAGGCTTTAGCCGAATTGAACTGGACTTTAGCAAAACTCAACCGAATTATAGAAAAATAGCAAGAATGAAGGGTCAAGTGCTGATTTGCGAAAGCTTTTGAATTGAgtgaaagagaaaaaaacaaGTAATGCCAACCTATTCTTTGAAGTACACCCTTTGATTTTTGCCACTTTTGTTAAGGCAGCTTTCCATCGTCCCACCATCTCTTTGTCATCCTTATACTTCTCTTCGAGTTCAGTGAAGCCTTTCCCAAAACTCCCAGACCTATCTCCAACATCGCAGGGTTCCACTTCGTAGAAAACTGGTAGAACTGCCCCTCTCTCTTCCATGCATTCAAGAATCTTTACGAGTTCGTTCAGGCACCATTTTGAAGAAGCGTAGTCTGGAGAGATGACAATGATGGCAAGCCTCGACTTTTCAATTGCCGAGAAGAGTTCAGAAACTTTCCTTCGTATTTCAAGATCTTTGTCATCAAAGAAAGTTCTTGTAATTCCTTGTTCTTGCAATTTATCAAGTAGATGGGCGGTAAAACCTAACCGCGTCTCACCCCTAAAACTCAAAAAGACATCATACTTCCATTCAAGATCTGAAGGAACAGATGAAGTGGCTCGTTGGGTGGTCGATGCCATTGAATACACGCTAACTGGAATGGTGGTACTAGTTTTTCAAGCAAAAACATGACCAGAAAAACAATTCAGCATTCATAATATTATATTAGCCAATAACATGAACAGAAATAACCATGAATCAGAAAGATGAGCAATAACCTGGGTGTATGTAGAAAACCAAGTCACAGATCAAGTCAGAGGGGTCATGAGAGGACCTGAAGATCCGTCAGAAAAAAGGAAACACTGTCTCTCTGTACTTGCTACAAGTCTCTCTGTATGTCGTCGTCAACGGAACTTCACCGCGTAAGCTTGATGGACGTGATTCAACTGCTTCTTCTATCCGACGGTCAAACCGCGTAAGCTCTATTTtacctcttttttatttttattttttattttattcgttTGGTGAACTGTAAGctccattattttatttttgtgtggctccattattattttttaagaaaaactaatgaaaatgattttaaaactttaagttttaagataaaataaaaggtaaagtgaatactaccatgattaattttttagtgtaaaaatatgatttttcgttaaagtgaacaataccgagagcttttcgttaaagttctctatttTTTATACTAATGCAGAGCACACCATTGTTGAATGTTTCTaacaaacacaaaatttaactgcaacttctttttcttccagaaacacaaaatttaattttctttaagttGACCCAGTGCGTTCACTTAGACAACGGTGTTGTTTGAATAAAAATAACTCTTAAAAAAATCTTTTTTATGGCAAACCAGAAATACACCTGAAGTTTCTTGAACTACATTATCTGGAATCAACACACTTAAATTTATCTAGAGTGTTATAAACTCCTTTAAAATATTGATGGTCCAAACCGATCATTTTGAAGCGCTAACTTATTAGTAAGCAAATACGTTTCTAGCTACACGTTGGAGCACATTTTGCAAGATTCATGATGATCCAAACCGATCATTTTGAAGGCCACCATTGAATAAGGATTATTCGTGTAAAATCTCACTCAAATTGAGCATTGCTTAGATATCTAGCTAATGGCAACAATATAAGCAAACGAACATGGTAAACAATAAAGAAAATCAAAGGGCTCAATCATTCCAATTTAGGTaattttttgcaagaatgattttgtattgattttttttttcttcagaaaacTATTAATCATCAAAGTCCCAAGGGAGGGCGAACAAGAAACCAAATCAGCAGGCCAAACAAAGGACCGTGGGCACTGCCGTTACTCTTAAGAATGGAATGGCAGAAAAGAATTTTCTGTATTAATTCTCAATGAATATACAAGCTGCGCTAGGGTTCTTATACAAACTGCAAGAATACAATCACAACTTCTAACTCCTACAAATCAGCTAAGTAAATATTTGTACAAAGGGAAAGAATAAATCACTGATAGTCAATGATTATCATGCTACCAAATAGGAAGGAAACTAATCATatctcaacactccccctcaagttggcgAGTGAATGTCAAAAACTGCTAACTTGCTCAGCAAAAAACGAAATTGATCTTTTCCTAAAGGCTTCGTCAATATGTCTGCAACCTGCTTTGAAGATGGAACAAATTTGGTGACTACCTTTCCTTCTTGAATTTTATCTCGAACAAAATGGCAGTCAATCTCTATATGGCGTGTCCGCTCATGAAAAACAGGATTAGAGGCAATGTGAAGAGCTGCTTGGTTATCACAATGTAAAAGAGCAGGACCCATATCTTTAATGTGTAAATCACATAAAAGACTTTGTAACCAGGTGAGCTCACAACAGGTAGCAGCCATTGAACGGTATTCTGCTTCTGCAGAAGACAATGAGACTGTCTTctgttttttgcttttccatgAAATTAAAGAATCTCCAAGGAAAACACAATATCCGGTAGTAGAACGTCGAGTTACTGGACaccctgcccaatcagcatcacaaaAGGCCTTCAATCTTAACGAACTTTGTGAGGAAAACAAAATACCTTGGCCTGGAGTGTTCTTCAAGTATCTCAAAACACGTAAAGCTGCATCATAGTGAGGCTTGCGAGGATGTTGCATGAAACGACTTAACGTGTTTACTGCAAAAGTAATATCAGGCCTGGTAATAGTTAAATATATCAAACGTCCTATCAATCTCCGATAGATGGACGGATCATGAAGTAAATCTCCTTCATCAGG carries:
- the LOC103408661 gene encoding TMV resistance protein N-like isoform X2, which translates into the protein MASTTQRATSSVPSDLEWKYDVFLSFRGETRLGFTAHLLDKLQEQGITRTFFDDKDLEIRRKVSELFSAIEKSRLAIIVISPDYASSKWCLNELVKILECMEERGAVLPVFYEVEPCDVGDRSGSFGKGFTELEEKYKDDKEMVGRWKAALTKVAKIKGCTSKNREEPELIQNIVENVRNEVGPLSLEPAEKLVDIDSKLKELDVLLELESNDVLFIGIWGMSGIGKTTLAKACYERIRHKFQAKSFHGGVREDSKAHGMASVQRKLSNSLMKKNIQDWDAGEAASWRSFLLEKKVLIILDDVDDSNHLRELCGKPDWFRQGSRIIITTRDERLLISHGVKKVFEVPELSKVDALKLFSLRAFRRENPPESYKALSDSFVDYASGLPLALEVLGSFLYGRDLDAWSSQSRKLEGDFTLDEKIMKILITGYEGLDPQGREIFLDIACFFKGEDKDRVSEILDSCGFNPGIDIDVLMEKSLIKISDNRVWMHDLLQKMGQTIVVQQSKQPGGRSRLWLSKDIFHVLKEKTGTPTVEGIVLDLLESKEVKCHPEAFSQMFNLRLIKVHNVHLPEGLNSLPNSLRFLEWIDYPLEDLPSEFNPEELVELSMCHSRIKQLWNEKKFKSK
- the LOC103408661 gene encoding TMV resistance protein N-like isoform X1, which produces MASTTQRATSSVPSDLEWKYDVFLSFRGETRLGFTAHLLDKLQEQGITRTFFDDKDLEIRRKVSELFSAIEKSRLAIIVISPDYASSKWCLNELVKILECMEERGAVLPVFYEVEPCDVGDRSGSFGKGFTELEEKYKDDKEMVGRWKAALTKVAKIKGCTSKNREEPELIQNIVENVRNEVGPLSLEPAEKLVDIDSKLKELDVLLELESNDVLFIGIWGMSGIGKTTLAKACYERIRHKFQAKSFHGGVREDSKAHGMASVQRKLSNSLMKKNIQDWDAGEAASWRSFLLEKKVLIILDDVDDSNHLRELCGKPDWFRQGSRIIITTRDERLLISHGVKKVFEVPELSKVDALKLFSLRAFRRENPPESYKALSDSFVDYASGLPLALEVLGSFLYGRDLDAWSSQSRKLEGDFTLDEKIMKILITGYEGLDPQGREIFLDIACFFKGEDKDRVSEILDSCGFNPGIDIDVLMEKSLIKISDNRVWMHDLLQKMGQTIVVQQSKQPGGRSRLWLSKDIFHVLKEKTGTPTVEGIVLDLLESKEVKCHPEAFSQMFNLRLIKVHNVHLPEGLNSLPNSLRFLEWIDYPLEDLPSEFNPEELVELSMCHSRIKQLWNEKKTLPSFGNLKMLKVPFKSK